CCCGGGGCAACCCCGATCAGGTGGCGGAGCTGGTGAAGGCCTTCGCCCAGCAGGAGGACTAGTTGGTGGCTCCGAACGAGACCGTTTCGCTGCGCAAGGCCGCGATCGTTCTGATCGGTCTCGGCCCCCGGATCAGCGGCGAGATCCTCAAGCGCCTGCCCGAGCCGCTCATGGAGCGGCTCACGGCCGAGATCGCCCGGATCGAGAAGATCGAGCCCGATGAGCGCAAGCGCGTATTCCAGGAGCTCTACGAATTCCGCACGAAGAACGCGCAGTTCTCGCGCGGGGGTGAGGACTTCGCCCTGCAGATGTTGTCGCAGGCCGTCGGTCAGCATCGTGCGAACAAGGTCATGAGCCAGGCTACGGGCTTCGGTGACGACATCAACTTCGAGATGCTCAAGCGGGTCGACCCGCTCACCGTGGGCAACTTCCTCAAGGCCGAGAGCCCGCAGACGGTGGCACTGGTCCTCAGTCATCTCGATCCGCGGAGCGCAGGTCCGATCCTCAGTCATCTCCCGAGTTCGATGCAGGCCGAGGTGGCCTACAAGATGGCCGTGATCGACAAGCCGAACCCCGAGTACGTGCGCGAGGTCGAGTCGACGCTGGCGCGGCAGGTCAAGGGTGAGTACGAAGAGGGCTCGCGTCAGTACGGCGGCAGCAAGCAGGTCGCCGAACTCCTGAACGAGATCGACCAGGAGGTCTGGACCGAGATCCTCGACGAGATGCGCGAGTTCAACGAGGAGACATCGGTCGAGGTCAAGAACCTCATGTTCGTCTTCGAAGACATCATGGCGCTCGACGACCGCTACGTGCAGGAGTTCCTGAAGGAGATCGACAGCAAGGAGCTCACCCTGGCGCTGAAGGCCGCGAGTGAAGAGGTCAAGAACAAGATCTTCGGCAACATGTCCAAGCGCGCCTCGGCTGGCATCGTCGAGGACATGGAGTACATGGGACCGGTCAAGCTGAGCGAGGTCGAAGAAGCACAGCAGCGTGTGGTCGACGTGATCCGGCGCCTCGAGGAGGAGGGCAGTATCGTCATCGGTTCCGGAAAGGGCGGCGATGTCATCGTTTGACGTGGGTCCGGCGGCCGCGGCCGGGCTCTTCGTCCCGGACGTCCAGAATGCGGGAGCGGAGCGCTTCGAGCCCGAGGCGGTGCGTGCCACGCGGGAGCAACCGGAGGAGGCGGACCTCTCCGAGCCCGTCGAACTCGAGGACTATCAACCCGGTCCCAGCGAAGAGGAGATCCGTGCTGCCTGCCGCGCCGAGATGAAGGAGGAGCTCGAGGCCGAGCTCCAGCGACAGCGGGCCGGCGACGAGGAGGCCTTCGCGCAGCTGGCCGACGCGATCCAGCGGGCGAACGAGTCGCGGCTCGAGTCGATCACGGAGCGCGCGGCCGAGCTCGCCTTCGCGGTGGCAGAACGTCTGATCCGTGACCGTGTGGACCGTGATCCCGCCGTGGTCGAGCGTGCTCTGCGCGACGTGCTCGGAGGGATCGAGGCCTCCAACGGGATCTCCGTGTACGCACATCCCGACGACGCGGCGTATCTCCGCTCCCAGCCGGACCTGCTGAGCGGCCTCGGGATCGAGGACCTGATCGACGAACCGCGGCAGCGTCGCGGTGGTTGCCGCGTCGACGACGGGTCCCGCGGCTGGGACCTGACCGTGGTCACCCAGCTCACACGCTTGCAGGAGACGATCGACGCCGCGCTGGAGGCGTCGTGAGGGGCGACCGCCTGCACTCCGCGGCCACGCTGGTCCGTTCGGTGCCGCTGACGCGCCCGATCGGCCGCGTCACGCAGGTCGTGGGCACCGTGATCGAGGTCCGGGGACTGCAGGCTTCGGTGGGCGACATCTGCTGGATCCTCGCCGACGCCGGGCGTCACGATGTGTCGGCCGAGGTGGTCGGCTTCCGCGACGAGGCCCTCCTGCTCATGCCCTTCGACGATCTGTACGGCGTGGCGCCGGGACAGCGGGTGACGACCCGCAACCAGTCCTTCCGTGTTCCGGTCGGGCCCGAACTGCTCGGTCGCGTGATCGATGCCTTCGGCCGACCGCTCGACGGTGGCCCGCCGATCGAGACGCGCGAACACGTGGGCGCGAAGCCACGCATTCCCCACGCCATGGAACGTCGGCGGGTCGAGTTGCCGCAGCAGACCGGTGTCCGGGCCATCGACGCGTTCGTGCCCTGCGCCCGTGGCCAGCGCGTGGGGATCATGGCCGGCAGCGGTGTGGGCAAGAGCGTACTCCTGGGAATGATCAGCCGGCACAGCGACGCCGACGTGAACGTGGTGGGCCTGATCGGGGAGCGTGGACGCGAGGTCCGCGAGTTCGTCGAAGAGGATCTCGGTCCCGACGGCCTCGCCCGCTCGGTCGTGGTGGTGGCGACTTCCGACCAGAGTCCCGTGCTGCGCGTACGGGCGGCCCAGACGGCCATGTCGATCGGCGAGTGGTTCCGCGATCGCGACCACAACGTGATGATGGTGATGGACTCGGTCACGCGCTTCGCGATGGCGCAGCGCGAGATCGGTCTCGCCGTGGGCGAGCCGCCGGCGACGCGCGGTTACCCTCCCTCGACCTTCGCCGTGCTCGCAAAGCTGCTCGAACGGGCCGGGACGAGCGCGGTCAACGCGATGACGGCGTTCTTCACGGTGCTGGTGGAGGGCGACGACCTGCAGGATCCGGTGGGCGATGCCGTCCGTTCGATCGTCGACGGACACATCGTGCTCAGCCGTGACCTCGCCCGCAAGGGGCATTACCCCGCGATCGACGTCATGGGCAGCGTCAGCCGTCTGGCGAGCACGGTGGCCTCATCCGACCAACTCGATCACGGGCGGCGGCTGTCGCACCTGCTCAAGCTGCTCGAGGACAACGAGGACCTCGTGAACATCGGGGCTTACACGAGTGGCACCAATCCCGATCTCGATCGCGCTCTGGAACTGCGGTCGCGGATCGACGAGTTCCTCCGCCAGGGCCTGACCGATCACGTCCCGATCGAGACGACCCGTGAACTCCTCGCGGGTCTGGCCGAGGCGGCGGGCTGATGCCCGCGCGATTCCGATTCCGACTGCAGAAGGTGCTCGAACTGCGCGAGCGGGAGCTCGAACAGAAGCAGCTCGAGCTCGCCCGGGCGCGTGCCGACGAGTTCGGGGCCTCCGACGCCCTCGAGCGTGCGCGGCGGGAACGACTGGACCACGACACCCGATTGCGCCGGGTCGACGCCTCACCGGTGAGTCCACTCGAACTCCGGGCGCGCCTCGCCACGACCGAGGCGCTCACCCGCCGCGAGGACGCGGCTCGCCGGGAACTCGAGGTGGCAAGGGAACGAACCGAGGCCGCGCGGGTGCGCGCCATCGAAGCGCATCACGGCGTCGAGATCGTCGACCGCCTCCGGGATCGTGCCCGTTCCCGGTGGCAGGCCGAAATCGACGCTCAAGAACGGAAGATCCTGGACGATATCCAGAGTCGGTACGGGGAAGACCCCCTCGGCTGACGGCAAGTCCTACCCGTCGGGCCGGGTATCCCCTTCCGCTCGCGCCCGCCCCGTTCGCGCCGCAACCCCCTCGTACGGCCTCGAATCCGGCCCTGGGCGATGATCACGCACGTGGCACCGGCGTTGCGTGAGGGCAGGTCGACTCTCGACGGAGTGGCCTGCGCATGAAGACCATCCTGATCGCTTCGACCCTCAGCTTCCTCGTGATCTTCGCGGGCGTGTACTTCTACGCGCAGAAGCTGTCGGCACGGAACGCGGTGAACAGTGTGGGCGGACAGCTCGCCGCCGAGGACATCGACGCTGCCGAGCTGACCATGGCCGCGCTCGAAGCCGAACGCGAGGCGATCGCGCGTGAACGCGAACGCCTGTTCTCGCTGCGCGAGAGCATGTCCCAGCAGCGCCAGCAGTTGAAGGCGCAGCTCGACCAGATCCAGACGGCCATCGGGGAACTGCGCGAGG
This portion of the Candidatus Krumholzibacteriia bacterium genome encodes:
- the fliG gene encoding flagellar motor switch protein FliG, with protein sequence MAPNETVSLRKAAIVLIGLGPRISGEILKRLPEPLMERLTAEIARIEKIEPDERKRVFQELYEFRTKNAQFSRGGEDFALQMLSQAVGQHRANKVMSQATGFGDDINFEMLKRVDPLTVGNFLKAESPQTVALVLSHLDPRSAGPILSHLPSSMQAEVAYKMAVIDKPNPEYVREVESTLARQVKGEYEEGSRQYGGSKQVAELLNEIDQEVWTEILDEMREFNEETSVEVKNLMFVFEDIMALDDRYVQEFLKEIDSKELTLALKAASEEVKNKIFGNMSKRASAGIVEDMEYMGPVKLSEVEEAQQRVVDVIRRLEEEGSIVIGSGKGGDVIV
- a CDS encoding FliI/YscN family ATPase gives rise to the protein MRGDRLHSAATLVRSVPLTRPIGRVTQVVGTVIEVRGLQASVGDICWILADAGRHDVSAEVVGFRDEALLLMPFDDLYGVAPGQRVTTRNQSFRVPVGPELLGRVIDAFGRPLDGGPPIETREHVGAKPRIPHAMERRRVELPQQTGVRAIDAFVPCARGQRVGIMAGSGVGKSVLLGMISRHSDADVNVVGLIGERGREVREFVEEDLGPDGLARSVVVVATSDQSPVLRVRAAQTAMSIGEWFRDRDHNVMMVMDSVTRFAMAQREIGLAVGEPPATRGYPPSTFAVLAKLLERAGTSAVNAMTAFFTVLVEGDDLQDPVGDAVRSIVDGHIVLSRDLARKGHYPAIDVMGSVSRLASTVASSDQLDHGRRLSHLLKLLEDNEDLVNIGAYTSGTNPDLDRALELRSRIDEFLRQGLTDHVPIETTRELLAGLAEAAG
- a CDS encoding FliH/SctL family protein, with the translated sequence MSSFDVGPAAAAGLFVPDVQNAGAERFEPEAVRATREQPEEADLSEPVELEDYQPGPSEEEIRAACRAEMKEELEAELQRQRAGDEEAFAQLADAIQRANESRLESITERAAELAFAVAERLIRDRVDRDPAVVERALRDVLGGIEASNGISVYAHPDDAAYLRSQPDLLSGLGIEDLIDEPRQRRGGCRVDDGSRGWDLTVVTQLTRLQETIDAALEAS
- the fliJ gene encoding flagellar export protein FliJ, producing MPARFRFRLQKVLELRERELEQKQLELARARADEFGASDALERARRERLDHDTRLRRVDASPVSPLELRARLATTEALTRREDAARRELEVARERTEAARVRAIEAHHGVEIVDRLRDRARSRWQAEIDAQERKILDDIQSRYGEDPLG